From Salvia splendens isolate huo1 chromosome 3, SspV2, whole genome shotgun sequence, a single genomic window includes:
- the LOC121797117 gene encoding zinc finger CCCH domain-containing protein 14-like isoform X2 gives MAGCPFGENCHFLHFVPGGFKAVAQMMNLSPAPTLKTTTGPPPNQNGSSSVAVKTKLCNKFNSAEGCKFNDKCHFAHGEKELGRPIAHSQEDSRAVGPVTPYFGARAEPPVQGLAASFGASATAKISVDASLAGAIIGKAGVNSKQICRQTGAKLSIRDHETDPSLRNIELEGTFEQIKQASTMVRELIVSIGSSNTPAKTLGGGGGPPTPGSNFKTKLCENFSKGSCTFGERCHFAHGAAELRKTGF, from the coding sequence ATGGCTGGTTGTCCCTTTGGTGAGAATTGCCACTTCCTTCACTTTGTTCCTGGTGGCTTCAAAGCTGTAGCCCAGATGATGAATCTCTCCCCTGCCCCCACCTTAAAGACAACAACAGGGCCACCACCGAACCAGAATGGTTCTTCTTCAGTTGCTGTGAAGACCAAACTTTGCAATAAATTCAACAGTGCCGAAGGTTGCAAGTTCAATGACAAATGCCACTTTGCTCATGGTGAAAAGGAGCTCGGCAGACCTATTGCACACTCTCAAGAGGATTCACGTGCGGTGGGACCTGTCACTCCCTACTTTGGTGCTCGAGCAGAACCACCTGTACAAGGACTTGCAGCCAGTTTCGGTGCCTCTGCCACAGCCAAGATCAGTGTGGATGCTTCTCTGGCTGGTGCCATCATTGGTAAAGCTGGAGTCAATTCCAAGCAAATCTGCAGACAAACAGGAGCCAAGCTATCCATTCGGGATCATGAAACAGATCCCAGTCTAAGAAACATTGAGCTAGAGGGCACATTCGAGCAAATTAAGCAAGCAAGTACGATGGTGAGGGAGCTCATTGTCAGCATTGGATCTAGTAATACCCCTGCGAAAACTTTGGGAGGTGGTGGAGGCCCTCCGACCCCAGGAAGCAACTTCAAGACCAAGCTCTGTGAAAATTTCTCGAAAGGCTCGTGTACATTTGGAGAGCGATGCCATTTTGCCCATGGTGCAGCTGAGCTACGTAAAACAGGTTTTTGA